The genomic window aaCAGTCTTGCAGGTGCCTTGATAGCAGGGATTCTCCAGGGGCAAAAGACTGACAGCTGTGTCAGGATGGGGCTCCTGGCTGCACGGTTGTCCCTGGCATCTCCGCACCCCATCGACCCCATGCTTACCTTAGACTCTGTGGATCCCAGTAATGTCCAGACTCAGAACTGGCCCAAACCGAGCTTCATGTGGattgattaaaaatatgttttagcTGTTAAACATTTTTGGAGAAATGTGTGAAGATTTGGTTGATCATGGATTGgtttgtgtaatatatttttgcagtattctataattttttaaagatttatgatTGGATTTTGAAACCTTTTTGCAatatatgacagaaaatgaatatgaGAAGATATCAAACATTCCAAAATCTTAATCGATATATTATGTTGTTCTATAATAATTTATATCATGCAAACATTTATAAATTAATCACTTTGTCCTGAATTTGCtcataaatgtttgtaaataaatcatgcaatattaaaatgtacTCTGTAAAGAAAGGtcaatatttatgtatatatatatatatatatatatatatggaaataTATGGAATTCTctattacaaatataaaaataacttacTTGATCAAAAGTACAGAGGGTATTATAATATCGTCaatatttaattattgatgAATTAATGTGTAAGCAGGATTTTAATGCTGTTGGTGGTCAAATGGAGCTaattttctgtctgtaatgttccaaaacatttcacattttaatactatgattgtatgttgtgtatgtaaAATTATAATcgataaaataattaataacacACTTTTAGCAAATGTAATAGAGTAAGAAGTACAGTGTTTTCCTCTGAAATACAGTGAAGTAGAGGtataaagtataagtacctcaacatttctttattctatccacattttacacattttttagaaaatgtttcccaaaatgtgcaatacattCAACTcacttactgtatatttcaACAGGCTGTACTGTACACAACCAATTACTTAATGTaactaaaatgtcttttttgccttttaatatttattatctCAGCACTCCTTGCACTCACTTCACTTATTTGCAATATTTGTATCCTGATTACagttcacagacacacacacacacacacacacacacacacacacacacacacacacacacacacacacacacacatatatatatatatatatatatatacacacggaatatttatatatatataaatataaatagtcCGTGTGTAAATTTCTAAggattgttgtgttgttatttttgtggaAGTAAATTGAGAGcttattgtttattaatttatggcttttaaaatgtgctttacaatTTGGCTTGAGTTGTCTTGTATAGAATCACCGAAAActtcatttcccagaatgcatcTGTCCGCCTGCGCAGACTCAGTGGCGCAGAATACTTGCCCCGTTCCCTCCTCCCTACTTTAATGCTAGCTAAGATGGTGGTTTGAGCGTAGATTGTCTCCACAATACCAAGAAAAACAGAGGGGCAAAAACACCTTTATAGCCTTTTATTGACAGCAGAACAACACATCTGCGGTTATCTTAAGTGGACGTTTGTAGAAATTTGGACATTTCAGACACATTGGCTCGCAGTCCCCGCCCAATTTGGTGTGACTCCCTTGGAGAGGAATCTAAGCTAAATACGGACAGGGTAAGTAACGTAAGCCGAGCTAGCCTCCACTCTCCCCCCAACAAATAAAGGACATTTGTGCGTATTACGGCATCATAGACGGGCAGTGGAGTATTCTCAAGTTTATTAGCTGACTGTCTCGATCATGTTGATGTCGTGGGAGCAGTGTCAGTCGGTGTTTTAGTGCCAACAACTCGCGTTAGCTTGTGTAGGCCGCGTCGTAAGCTCCCGTACATGTTGATGGTGAATGTAGCATGTAGCATCAAAAAAGAGCAAGCTGTCAGTTCATATGTAGgaggtagaagaaaaaaaacgtcACACAAGTGTTTAACATCAATTTTGTGTTAATATTCAGCTACGTgtgatttgttttatgtttttatttcaccacACAGTTACTCCTCCTGGATACTCGCCTGTCTTTTCTGAGGTTTAGACCGGCTTCTTTTACCCCAATTGGcggctaatgttagcttagcTCAACGTTAGTCAAATAACATCTGTCATAATGTAGGATCCAGAGGACCGGAGCAGCTGAGGTTACCAACCTGGATCACTAGGTATCTAGGCTCCCTACACGTCTTTGTAAAGATGAAGCTGTGATACTTTTAGGCGTGCTACATTGTGTTTGAAATGCTGTTATCGTTCATTTCACCTTTTGCACTTTTTTGTCGGCTTTTTATCAACCTGGACTTGTCATTGAGCTTGCCTCCTGTCAGACCTGAAGTATAATTGCAAACAGAGGTTTAGTGTGCGTCTATAAACGCAGTCTGTGTTGTCTGCTGCCATCACGACATTGTGTCCAATGTTGTCAACCCATCAACATCTGCGTTATCATTTTTAACCAATCATCTCAAATGCAATACATATCTCTAACAACCATTGCAATCTAATTTCAAAGCCCTTTAATAGATCAAAAGCTTCATGGAGGTTGTAATGTTGAGATTATGTTGAAGCTGTTTTCGAGTCATGCTGATTTTAACTATGCAGTCATTTTTGTAGGATGTAGTTTATGACCCATCACgatttcccagagcccaaggtAACATCTTGAAAAGGCTTTTGTCAGTCTAAAATTGaacaatattcagtttactatcattaAGGACAGAGAAAATCAGCAAATATGGACTTTTAATTAAGTGAGAGCTGGTAAATGTCTGGCTcttgtacatttaaaaacaacttgaaCGATACCTCAATTAACCAAATAGTTGCTGGTTAATTTTCTGTCTAATTGAGTCAGCTACAAATTATATTAGACAGAGAGATGTATTCAGTATGCAGTGCACACTCATTGATGTAGAttgggtggacaaaatattagcaGTGACTGACGGTTTAACAtcgagagcagcagcagcacaaactgcagcttcttaaatgtgtgtaaagttAATCAACAACTctttaaaacagtttgacaCGTCACATTAAGGTAGTGGTACTATACTTTGTTAGTTTTCAGCAGGTGTGCTTGATAAACTGTGCTTCCCATGCTGATTAGGTCAAGTGTATGAAAGATGCTAATAtaagtgtgtcagtgtttgcagTCTGCTGTTGTGACCTTGATTATCATATATGCAGTTATACCGTCCTGCTATTAAGCTTGTGTGGGGGGAAAACATTCATTTGTTGGATGAGTTTTACATTATTTCCAATTATGTTACAATAGGGATCTCATACTTAGCCTATATATGTTTTTGTAGCCCTGTGCTCTGTGACCAGTTTCAACACTCACCCTCACTGCGCCATAGGATGTCCCACAGCCCTGAAATGAAGGACGACCCCATGGAGTGCCCCCTGTGCATGGAGCCGCTGGAGATTGACGACGTCAACTTCTTTCCCTGCACCTGCGGCTACCAGATCTGCCGCTTCTGTTGGCATCGCATCCGCACAGACGAGAATGGCCTCTGCCCCGCCTGCAGAAAGGTGAGGAAAAGATGACGAGCGTGATACCAGAGAAACTCATCAGAACTGGAGGGTGATTGAGAGGTGTTTTTAGAAAAGTAGAGGTGATGACTTTGAGTGACCACACGCTAATAGAGATGGGAAATAATAGTTTTATCCCCCTTCTATAGTAGCTGCTCAATTCAAACATCAGTGTTTGTCTAGTGTTGCCTGTTGAAATACCTTTTTGACAACAATGGCCTCGCTTACCCTCTTCTCTAGAAAGTCACATGATGCGGACtagtaaaatatatttgaaatgatGGATATCTCAGTTTGAAACTGATTTCTTGATGTTTATCCTCCGCGTAGCCGTACCCAGAGGACCCCGCTGTGTACAAGCCTCTGTCACAGGAGGAGATCCAAaggataaaaaatgaaaagaagcaaaaacagaatgagaaaaagcagaaagtgacagaaaaCCGCAAGCACCTGGCAAGTGTCCGAGTGGTCCAGAGAAACCTGGTGTTTGTGGTGGGGCTCTCACAGCGACTCGCCGACCCGGAGGTGAGTAAAGTGTCGCCACTAACAAGCTCAGTGACATATGCTGATTGTTGCATTACCGTCATAgaccagttttttttatttattttaacttcaaTTAGGCAGCGACTGTGTCATGCTGAAGGCACTAGCTGCTAGATTTATCCACAGATATAGATCATAAATAATTTGATATGGAACGATTTTAATGTATCTTTAAAGGTCTCCACTGAAGCCTTGAGTGTAAAGCTTgagtttaaaaaagagaagacagtTGTAGTTAACCGAACACTTTTTGatgagtgttttctttttgcattgCCCCCACAGGTCCTAAAACGACCAGAGTATTTTGggaggtttgggaaaatccataAAGTGGTCATCAACAATAGCACATCTTATGCAGGTTCACAGGTGAGATATAACAATACTCTGTTTCCAGTTTCAGTAGATACTTAAATAGTTTACTCTGTCCGTTAATTTAActacatttatcattattactattacaaTTATAatcagtatttgtatttttataataattactGTATTTGATATTCTCTCAATTACATGACATGATTCATTGGTGTAAATAATGgtcataatattaataatgtaaatggCAGCCTCAGAAAAACATAAACAGCTTTAAACAGCTACATTCAGTTTGTTTGACCTGCATGTTTAATTTTCTGGTTCTTCAGGGGCCGAGTGCCAGCGCTTATGTCACTTACATCCGCTCTGAAGACGCTCTAAGAGCAATACAGTGTGTGAACAATGTGGTTGTTGATGGCAGAACACTCAAGGTGAGAAATCACCTTTATGTGCATTTTAAGTGCTAGTTTTGCAGATAGCTATTAAGGTTAAAGGCCATTTGATAACTTTATTCTGCTCTGTTTGTCATACATAGAAATTCTTATAATAAACATGTGTCACCATAAAGCCATAAAATTAAACTGAGGTGATCTTGCATCATTTTCTCAgagcttctgtctcttttctcttgCAGGCTTCTTTAGGCACGACAAAGTACTGCAGTTACTTCCTCAAAAGTATGCAGTGTCCTAAACCTGATTGTATGTATCTACATGAGCTAGGGGATGAAGCAGCTAGCTTTACTAAAGAGGAGATGCAGGTAATgttaataaaacagaatatatgATCCATGCTGTGAGTATTGATAAAGTCTGAAAAGGTTTAATGTTGACTCATCTTGTATTTTTTGATCTCAGGCGGGAAAACATCAAGAGTATGAGCAGAAACTCCTCCAAGACCTCTATAAAATTAACCCTAGCTTTCTACAACCTCCAGCATGTGGGGCAGAGAAGTCAAAGAGTAAATCCAACTCCACACAGAGGTcagtggttttatttatttatcttctgtcttcttcctctttgtacTTAGAGTGTAATGCTATAATGCTTCAATTGACTTTCctcttgttattttttaacagaacCAACAATAGCAATGGTAAAGATGGGTGGCCAACGCTGTCAGGGCATAACAAACTGGCTAATGGGCTTTCAGAGGACCGCAAGTCCCCTCCGCTGCTAGATTATCTAGACCAAGAAGTTATAACTTCAGATGGGCTAGATACAGAGCTGGGTCCCGGCCAGCATACTGCCCTGTCCCCCTTCTCCTCTAACTGTGACATTAACAGGTAATACAGACCACACACCTGGGCAACAGGGCCAACATATCCTCAaagatgattgtttttttagcaGTAATAAGTTTTTGTTAATATACATCACATTTTCTATCTGCAGTCCCAGTGACAAACCTCCAGAGTCGATCAGTATGTTGAATGGAGAGACTTTACAACAGGTAAAACTACCACAATTGTCTCATTATTTCAGTCAAATCTAAATGAAAGTGAGTCAGATCTGATTAAACGTTTGCtgctctcacctctctctctctctctctccagataCCCACCAGTgactccccctcccctcccccggGTCTAACCAAGCCCAGCCTGGTAGTGCCCATCAGCGTGTCAGACCTCACAGCCCGTTCGCCCTTCGAGGGTGCGGCAGCTGAGTCCCAGTCACTCTTTTCAGACAACAGTAACTTCAGACATCCTAACCCTCTACCCGCTGGCCTGCCCCCCTTCCCCAGCTCTCCCCGGGGCAGCTCTGACTGGCCCATGACCCCTGAACCA from Scomber scombrus chromosome 6, fScoSco1.1, whole genome shotgun sequence includes these protein-coding regions:
- the cnot4a gene encoding CCR4-NOT transcription complex subunit 4 isoform X2, which produces MSHSPEMKDDPMECPLCMEPLEIDDVNFFPCTCGYQICRFCWHRIRTDENGLCPACRKPYPEDPAVYKPLSQEEIQRIKNEKKQKQNEKKQKVTENRKHLASVRVVQRNLVFVVGLSQRLADPEVLKRPEYFGRFGKIHKVVINNSTSYAGSQGPSASAYVTYIRSEDALRAIQCVNNVVVDGRTLKASLGTTKYCSYFLKSMQCPKPDCMYLHELGDEAASFTKEEMQAGKHQEYEQKLLQDLYKINPSFLQPPACGAEKSKSKSNSTQRTNNSNGKDGWPTLSGHNKLANGLSEDRKSPPLLDYLDQEVITSDGLDTELGPGQHTALSPFSSNCDINSPSDKPPESISMLNGETLQQIPTSDSPSPPPGLTKPSLVVPISVSDLTARSPFEGAAAESQSLFSDNSNFRHPNPLPAGLPPFPSSPRGSSDWPMTPEPQSLFTSDTIPVSSSTDWQAAFGFGSSSKQQDDDLGFDPFDVTRKALADLIEKELSVQDQPLSPGMLSHGSNHGPSLLPPNPSASHHFPSGLPRLPQLHHRAVYSSFSFPGSQNSQASQQQPTARHPWMGVPTRNNLTHLNHSASAASHSNLLDLNLPPQHNTGLGGIPISENSGSIDGLNVKEWQDGLRALLPNININFGGLPNSSSSSSSSSSNSVNHIGGPAGISHSLSWDGTASWMDPAIITGIPASAGNSLDCLQDDNPPHWLKSLQALTEMDGPTSSVVPTPQPLHSGLLDAHLPLHHRAAAGWAPYLPPATANPASQFHSPPPGFQTAFRPPGQPATELLQSAAVDRH
- the cnot4a gene encoding CCR4-NOT transcription complex subunit 4 isoform X1, whose amino-acid sequence is MSHSPEMKDDPMECPLCMEPLEIDDVNFFPCTCGYQICRFCWHRIRTDENGLCPACRKPYPEDPAVYKPLSQEEIQRIKNEKKQKQNEKKQKVTENRKHLASVRVVQRNLVFVVGLSQRLADPEVLKRPEYFGRFGKIHKVVINNSTSYAGSQGPSASAYVTYIRSEDALRAIQCVNNVVVDGRTLKASLGTTKYCSYFLKSMQCPKPDCMYLHELGDEAASFTKEEMQAGKHQEYEQKLLQDLYKINPSFLQPPACGAEKSKSKSNSTQRTNNSNGKDGWPTLSGHNKLANGLSEDRKSPPLLDYLDQEVITSDGLDTELGPGQHTALSPFSSNCDINSPSDKPPESISMLNGETLQQIPTSDSPSPPPGLTKPSLVVPISVSDLTARSPFEGAAAESQSLFSDNSNFRHPNPLPAGLPPFPSSPRGSSDWPMTPEPQSLFTSDTIPVSSSTDWQAAFGFGSSSKQQDDDLGFDPFDVTRKALADLIEKELSVQDQPLSPGMLSHGSNHGPSLLPPNPSASHHFPSGLPRLPQLHHRAVYSSFSFPGSQNSQASQQQPTARHPWMGVPTRNNLTHLNHSASAASHSNLLDLNLPPQHNTGLGGIPISGTRRLENSGSIDGLNVKEWQDGLRALLPNININFGGLPNSSSSSSSSSSNSVNHIGGPAGISHSLSWDGTASWMDPAIITGIPASAGNSLDCLQDDNPPHWLKSLQALTEMDGPTSSVVPTPQPLHSGLLDAHLPLHHRAAAGWAPYLPPATANPASQFHSPPPGFQTAFRPPGQPATELLQSAAVDRH